Proteins from a genomic interval of Cupriavidus pauculus:
- a CDS encoding SDR family oxidoreductase — MSLFDLSGKVAVITGSSRGIGRAIAEQMAVQGAKVVISSRKIEACQEVADAINAQHGAGTALAVAANISSKEALQHLVDEANRTFGKVDVLVCNAASNPYYGPMSGVSDEQFRKVLDNNVISNHWLIQMVAPQMIERKEGSIIIVSSIGGLRGSPTIGVYNVSKAADFQLARNLAVEFGPHNVRVNCIAPGLIKTDFAKALWDDPVRYKQSTENAPLRRIGEPVEIAGAACFLASAASTFMTGQAMVVDGGVTI, encoded by the coding sequence ATGTCGTTGTTCGATCTGTCGGGCAAGGTTGCCGTCATCACCGGATCCTCGCGCGGTATCGGCCGCGCCATCGCCGAGCAAATGGCCGTCCAGGGCGCCAAGGTCGTCATCTCGTCGCGCAAGATCGAGGCGTGCCAGGAAGTGGCCGATGCCATCAACGCGCAGCACGGCGCCGGCACCGCGCTGGCCGTGGCGGCCAATATCTCGTCGAAAGAGGCGCTCCAGCACCTGGTGGACGAGGCCAACCGCACCTTCGGCAAGGTGGACGTGCTGGTCTGCAATGCCGCGTCCAACCCCTACTACGGGCCGATGAGCGGCGTGTCGGACGAGCAGTTCCGCAAGGTGCTGGACAACAACGTGATCTCGAACCACTGGCTGATCCAGATGGTGGCGCCGCAGATGATCGAGCGCAAGGAGGGTTCGATCATCATCGTGTCGTCGATCGGCGGCCTGCGCGGGTCGCCCACGATTGGCGTCTACAACGTCTCCAAGGCCGCCGATTTCCAGCTGGCGCGCAACCTGGCCGTGGAGTTCGGGCCGCACAACGTGCGCGTGAACTGCATCGCCCCGGGGCTGATCAAGACCGACTTTGCCAAGGCGCTGTGGGACGACCCGGTGCGCTACAAGCAGTCCACCGAGAACGCGCCGCTGCGCCGCATCGGCGAGCCGGTGGAGATTGCCGGCGCGGCGTGCTTCCTGGCGTCGGCGGCCAGCACGTTCATGACCGGCCAGGCCATGGTGGTGGACGGCGGCGTCACGATCTAG
- a CDS encoding arylamine N-acetyltransferase family protein: MRAIDEIPALSADQRDAWLRRIGIHAVPPPTLATLDALIAAHLAHLPFENLTPLVGWRVDIEPPAVFDKLVRQSRGGYCFELNTLFCAGLKSLGYTAVPLAARVRWNVPDERPTGLSHMLLRVEVAHESYVADVGFGGPTPDRALPLSLPIPPAGGVASPYRLRPPPADAAGTGFHCYDLAVRDPDAGDADDADTWRVLYRFDLTPQPRIDYVARNWFVSTHPDSHFTRTLIAARTEADGTRLALGNATLTERPPGGAVRRTVLASADETIDVLAGRFGIHLDDALRAALAARLPAVLAAS, from the coding sequence ATGCGTGCCATCGACGAAATACCCGCCCTCTCCGCCGACCAGCGCGATGCCTGGCTGCGGCGCATCGGCATCCACGCCGTGCCGCCGCCGACGCTGGCCACGCTGGACGCACTGATCGCCGCCCACCTGGCGCACCTGCCATTCGAGAACCTGACGCCGCTGGTGGGCTGGCGCGTCGACATCGAGCCGCCCGCCGTGTTCGACAAGCTCGTGCGCCAGAGCCGCGGCGGCTACTGTTTCGAACTGAACACGCTGTTCTGCGCCGGGCTGAAGTCGCTGGGCTACACGGCCGTGCCGCTGGCGGCGCGCGTGCGCTGGAACGTGCCCGACGAACGGCCGACCGGGCTCTCGCACATGCTGCTGCGCGTGGAGGTGGCGCACGAGAGCTACGTGGCGGACGTCGGCTTTGGCGGGCCCACGCCGGACCGCGCGCTGCCGCTGTCGCTGCCGATCCCGCCCGCGGGCGGCGTTGCGTCGCCGTACCGGCTGCGCCCGCCCCCAGCCGATGCCGCTGGCACCGGCTTTCATTGCTACGACCTTGCGGTACGCGATCCGGACGCCGGAGACGCTGACGATGCAGACACGTGGCGCGTGCTGTACCGGTTCGACCTGACCCCGCAGCCCCGGATCGACTACGTGGCGCGCAACTGGTTCGTGTCGACGCATCCGGACAGCCACTTCACGCGCACGCTGATCGCCGCCCGCACGGAGGCGGACGGCACGCGGCTGGCCCTTGGCAACGCCACGCTGACCGAGCGCCCGCCCGGCGGCGCGGTGCGCCGCACGGTGCTGGCCAGTGCCGACGAGACCATCGACGTGCTGGCCGGCCGCTTCGGCATCCACCTGGACGACGCGCTGCGTGCCGCGCTGGCCGCCCGGCTGCCGGCGGTGCTGGCGGCATCCTGA
- a CDS encoding DUF962 domain-containing protein produces MKTLIDHLAQYAAYHRDARNVFTHFIGIPMIVLAVTALLGRPVMPLGDGALFVTPAIVVYVLACLFYLRLSFGFGVAMAAILAVFVWAGACIAAFSTPAWLATGIGLFVAGWVIQFVGHYFEGRKPAFVDDIMGLLVGPLFLVAETAFALGLARGTRDAVAAHAH; encoded by the coding sequence GTGAAAACCCTGATCGATCATCTTGCCCAGTACGCCGCGTACCACCGCGATGCGCGCAACGTATTCACCCATTTCATCGGTATCCCGATGATCGTGCTGGCGGTGACCGCGCTGCTCGGGCGGCCGGTCATGCCGCTGGGCGACGGCGCGCTGTTCGTGACGCCGGCCATCGTCGTGTACGTGCTGGCGTGCCTGTTCTACCTGCGGCTGTCGTTCGGCTTTGGCGTGGCGATGGCCGCGATCCTGGCCGTGTTCGTCTGGGCCGGGGCCTGCATTGCCGCGTTTTCCACGCCGGCCTGGCTGGCCACGGGCATCGGCCTGTTCGTGGCCGGATGGGTCATCCAGTTCGTCGGCCACTACTTCGAAGGACGCAAGCCGGCCTTTGTCGACGACATCATGGGCCTGCTCGTGGGCCCGCTTTTCCTGGTGGCGGAGACCGCTTTCGCGCTGGGCCTGGCGCGTGGCACGCGCGATGCGGTGGCCGCGCACGCGCACTGA